The DNA region GAGATGTAAAAAATGTAAAACCAGGTTTTGCAAGGAATTATCTAATTCCGCAGGGAGTCGCTGTACTCGCTACAGAAGAAGCATTGCAAAGAGCTTCTAAATTGAGAGCAGAAGCTGAAGAAAGAAGAATTCAAGAAACTAAAGATTGGCAAGTAGTTGCCGACGGGCTTACAGGTACTGAACTTGACATAGATGTCAGAACTGGACCAACAGGAAGGCTTTATGGTTCTATAACTCCTACAATAATTGCAGATTCTTTAGAAGAAAAAATTGGAAAAGAAATGAACAAAAGATTTTTCAATATTCTTGAGCCAATTAGAATTATTGGAAAATATAATATAGTAGTGAAATTTGTAGAAGAAGTAACTTTTAATCTGACCCTAAATGTTGTACCTGATGAAGTCTCTCAAAAGGTAATTAGTGAACATCAAGAAGAACAAGAAAAGTTAAAAAAACTAGAAGACAAAGAAAAGAAATCAGAAGATAATTCTGAAGAAGAATTAAATAAAGAAGAAAATGACCAAAAAAGCTCTTCTGAAATAACCGAAAAAGAAGATAATAATTCCAATAATTAAATTAATTTTGGATGATTAATGGTTTTATCAGATAAACTTTTTCCTCATGACATATCAGCAGAAGAGTCAGTTATTGGCTCACTTCTATTGGATGGATTAGCATTCACTAAAATTGCATCATTTTTAGAGCCAGAACATTTTTA from Dehalococcoidia bacterium includes:
- the rplI gene encoding 50S ribosomal protein L9, translating into MNILFLKDLLPTARAGDVKNVKPGFARNYLIPQGVAVLATEEALQRASKLRAEAEERRIQETKDWQVVADGLTGTELDIDVRTGPTGRLYGSITPTIIADSLEEKIGKEMNKRFFNILEPIRIIGKYNIVVKFVEEVTFNLTLNVVPDEVSQKVISEHQEEQEKLKKLEDKEKKSEDNSEEELNKEENDQKSSSEITEKEDNNSNN